From Pseudomonas fluorescens:
CACCACCACCTGTGGTTGCGGGTCTTCGTTCTCGATCTGATCGATGGCGGATACAAAAACGCCGCTTGGCTTTGATCGGCCAAGCGGCGTTTTGCTGTCTGCAGATCCTGGAGGGCTGTCAGGCGGGGTAGATCGCGCCCAGTACCCGAAGACCGCGTGCGCCGGTGACGCTGGGGCGGTTGGCAGCAATGCCTTCCAGGCAGCAATGGGCCAGCCAGGCAAAGGCCATGGCTTCTACCCAATCAGGATCTACGCCGTAGGTGGCGGTGCTGCTGACTTGGGTCGCCGGCAGTAGCGCGGCCAGGCGGCTCATCAACGTAACGTTATGGGCGCCGCCGCCACAGACCAGTAGGGTTTCGGTCTGGTGTTGTGCGGTTTGCAGGGATTTGACGATGGTCAGGGCGGTCAGCTCCAGCAGCGTGGCTTGGACGTCCTGGGGAGCAAATGCTGGCAAACCCGCCAGATGTCGTTGCAGCCACTCGCGATTGAACACTTCGCGTCCGGTGCTTTTTGGGCCCTGTGTGACAAAGAAGGGGTCGCTGAGCAGGGTGTTGAGTAACTGCGATTCGACTTTACCGCCGGCCGCCCACCGGCCGTCACGATCAAAGTGCTCGCCGCGCTGCTGGTGAATCCAAGTGTCCAGCAGAACGTTGCCCGGGCCGCAGTCGAAGCCGGCTACAGGCTTGCCGGTCTCGATCAGGCTAAGGTTGCTGAAACCGCCGATATTCAGGACGGCGTGATTGCCGCTGCGTTCGCCAAACAACGCTTCATGAAAGGCGGGTACCAATGGCGCGCCCTGGCCACCGGCGGCCACGTCGCGGCTGCGGAAGTCGCTGACCACAGTGATGCCTGTCAGCTCTGTGAGCAGGGCAGGGTTACCGATCTGTACGGTAAAGCCTCGGGTGGGTTCATGGCGGATGGTTTGCCCGTGGCTACCGATCGCGCGAACGTCTTGGGGCTTGAGAGCTTGCTGCTCCAGTAAGGCATTAATGCCTTGGGCAGCCACTGTCACCCAATGCTGCTGGGCAATTGCCGAGCGAGCGATTTCATCTGGGCCGCTGGCGCACAGGCTAAGCAGCTCGGCGCGCAGGCTGCCTGGCATGGGGATGTAGTGAGTGGCGATCAGCTTGATCGCCGAGCTTTGTTCGATCAAGGCTATATCCAGGCCGTCGAGGCTGGTGCCAGACATCACCCCTATATAGAGCGCCATGTCTTAACGCTTCGCCGAAGCCAGCAGGGTGGAGCGCTCCTGATCCATGCGCGCCATCAGCGGCTGGCTCTGTTGCATGAAGCGCGCACGCTCGGCCTTGGCGATGGGGTCGGCCATGGGTAGCTTTTGGCCCAATGGATCGACGTGTACGCCATTGACTTGGAACTCATAATGCAAGTGCGGTCCGGTAGACAGGCCGGTAGTGCCGA
This genomic window contains:
- a CDS encoding anhydro-N-acetylmuramic acid kinase: MALYIGVMSGTSLDGLDIALIEQSSAIKLIATHYIPMPGSLRAELLSLCASGPDEIARSAIAQQHWVTVAAQGINALLEQQALKPQDVRAIGSHGQTIRHEPTRGFTVQIGNPALLTELTGITVVSDFRSRDVAAGGQGAPLVPAFHEALFGERSGNHAVLNIGGFSNLSLIETGKPVAGFDCGPGNVLLDTWIHQQRGEHFDRDGRWAAGGKVESQLLNTLLSDPFFVTQGPKSTGREVFNREWLQRHLAGLPAFAPQDVQATLLELTALTIVKSLQTAQHQTETLLVCGGGAHNVTLMSRLAALLPATQVSSTATYGVDPDWVEAMAFAWLAHCCLEGIAANRPSVTGARGLRVLGAIYPA